CCCCGCCGCGGCGTCCTGGTCCGCCGCCAGCAGCAGCGCCTGCACGACGTCGTGCACGGACACGAAGTCGCGCCTCTGCTCGCCGTCTTCGAAGATCAGCGGCGGCTGGCCGTTCAGCAGGCGCGCGCTGAAGATGGCGGCGACCCCCGTGTAGGGATTGGAAAGTGCCTGGCGCGGGCCGTAGATGTTGAAGAAGCGGAGCGCCACCGAGGGAATGCCGTACGCCGCGCCGATCTGCAGGACCATCTTTTCCTGGTCGGCCTTGGTGAGCGCGTAGATGCTGGTGGGGTCCAGCGGCTTGCCTTCGTCGGTGGGCAGGGGCCGCAGCTCGGTGCCGTCCACGTCGCGCGGCTCCCACTGCTGGGCGCGCAGCTGGTCGACGGGGCGCAGGGTGCCGCGCGGCTCCTGTCGATCGGGGCGCGCGTAGCGGCCCTCGCCGTAGATGGACATGGACGAGGCCACGATCAGCTTGCCCACGGTGAGCTTCTTCGGGCCGTTGCGGTCGTCCACCAGGGCCTGCAGCAGGTGCGCGGTGCCCATGGTGTTGACGGCGGTGTAGTCGGCGATCTGGTACATCGACTGGCCCACGCCCACGGCCGCGGCCAGGTGGTACACCACGTCGAT
The DNA window shown above is from Longimicrobium sp. and carries:
- a CDS encoding NAD-dependent epimerase/dehydratase family protein; this translates as MSARRVLVTGGAGFVGSHLVDALLARGDRVRIFDNLDPQVHPEGRRPHWMPSDAEFVQGDMRNADQVRASLEDIDVVYHLAAAVGVGQSMYQIADYTAVNTMGTAHLLQALVDDRNGPKKLTVGKLIVASSMSIYGEGRYARPDRQEPRGTLRPVDQLRAQQWEPRDVDGTELRPLPTDEGKPLDPTSIYALTKADQEKMVLQIGAAYGIPSVALRFFNIYGPRQALSNPYTGVAAIFSARLLNGQPPLIFEDGEQRRDFVSVHDVVQALLLAADQDAAAGKAFNVGSGRGVSVREVAETLARVLGSGIEAQVTGKYRVGDIRHCFSDISLAREVLGYEPRVTFEQGMEELVAWLQEQDRPQDGVEAHAAELAARGLTL